Part of the Alteracholeplasma palmae J233 genome, GACTTAAACGAATTAAAAAAACTAGATGAAGATGAATTAATTAGCCTTATTACAAGTGAAGCTTTAAAGGAATTAGAAGCTAAAAAAGCAGCAACCCCTATTGAAGTATATAATGAGTTTTTAAAAGTTATTATGCTTAGAATGATTGATACATATTGGATGAGACACATTGATGTAATGAGTGAGTTAAGACAAGGTGTAAGATTACAAGCATACGGACAACAAAATCCACTTATTATTTACCAACAAGAAGGTAAGCGATTATTTGATGAAATGATTGAAAATATCGCAAAAGATGTTACAAAATATGCAATCATGGCCCGCATTCAAGTGAATGTGACAAGAGAAGCTGTAGTTAAAGGCGCTAAGGCTGCTGATAATGCAGAAGAAAAAGACAAGAAACAAAGAGTAAGAAAAAACAGAGGCAAAACAGCGCCTTGGAGATAAGGAGTTTTTAAATGGAACGTTATGAAATCAATAAAACTCTAGAACAGTTTGAAAAAAGTATCATTGATTTAGAAAAAGCAATTAATGTATCTGAAAAAAATATTGAACTAGAAGCCTTGAATAAGAAAATGCAAGAACCTAACTTCTGGAATGATTCAAAAGAAGCTAAAAAAACAACACAAGCTGCTAATAACATTGCAGAACAACTTAAAACATATCAAGAAATAAAAAAAGATTATGATAATATTGTTGATTGGTTTGAACTAAGTGAAGAACAAACAGAAGAATGGACTATTCTAGAAAAAGACATTGTTAAATTATCAAAAGCAATTAAAAATTTTGAAATTGAAGTATTGCTAAGTGATACCTATGATTTTAATAATGCTATTTTAGTATTACATCCAGGTGCAGGTGGTACTGAATCACAAGATTGGTGCGAAATGCTATTTAGAATGTACCAAAGATACGCACAAAAAAAGAAGTTTAAAGTTGAAATACTAGACTATCAAGCTGGTGAAGAAGCTGGAGTTAAAAGCGTTACTATGCTAATTAAAGGACCATTTGCATATGGATACTTAAAAGCAGAACGTGGGGTTCATAGATTAGTGAGAATATCACCTTTTGACTCTAATGCAAGAAGACATACTTCATTCGTTTCTTGCGATATTATGCCAGAAATTGATGAAACTGTTGATATAGACATAAAAGATGAAGACATTAAAGTAGATGTATATAGAAGTAGTGGTGCTGGTGGTCAGTCAGTTAATACAACGGACTCTGCAGTTAGAATTACTCATATACCAACAGGTATAGTTGTTACATGCCAAAATGAAAGAAGCCAAATTAAAAATAAAGAAACAGCATTATCAATTTTAAAATCTAAATTAGTTCAAGAAGAAATTAAACGAAAAGAAGAAGAATTACGAAGTATCAAAGGTGAACAAAAAGATATTGGTTGGGGTTCACAAATACGATCATACGTATTCCACCCTTATCAAATGGTTAAAGATCATAGAACAAACTTTGAAGTAGCTCAGATTGAACAAGTTATGGATGGAGAGATTGAAGGGTTTATCAATGAATATCTTAAAAAAAGTGAATGATAGACTAAAAGGTAAACATATAGAATGGACTCAAATAACTCTTGGGGTTATTTCTTTAGCCATAGGATTTTACTTCTTCTTATCACCAGAAGCGCTAGTTACAGGTGGAGTCTCTGGTATATCCATATTAGTTAGACCACTTAAACTCATGAGTGATGCATTATTTTTATTAATTATGAATGTCATTGCTTTACTTATTGGATGGGCATTTTTGGGAAAACAGTTCTTTATTAGAACAGCTTATTCTACACTACTTTATCCAGTGATTATCTTTATATTTGAGAAGACAAATATCTCACCCAACCTGATTATAAATCAAATAAGCGAAAATAATAGATTATTGATTGCTGCTTTATTTGGTGGTTTCTTTGTTGGTAGCGGTATTGGTCTTGTTATTAGACATAATGCCACAACTGGTGGTATGGATGTTTATCAAAAAATTATTAGCCAAAAATTTCATATTCCATTCTCATTTGTTTTATATTTTACAGATGGGATAGTCATTTTATTAGCTATGACAACAATTTCTTTTGAAGTAGGATTGTATGGACTAATATCTATGATAATAGCTGGAATCGTTATTGATAAGGTAGCCGTAATAGGAAAAAATAGTTACACAGTCTTTATCGTGACAAACGATCCTGAAGGACTGAAAAAGGTAATCTTTAGTAATTTAAAAAGAGGCTTAACTAAAGTGAGTGTGAGAGGTGGATTTACTGATGAAGAAAAATCAATGGTTATATGCACCTTATATAGACAACAATTATATATCTTAAAAAAAATTATTTCAGAAAATGACCAAAATGCATTTACATTTATTGTAAAAACAAATGAGGTTATTGGTGAAGGCTTTTGGAAGGGGAATTAAAATGAATGATGAAAATATAAAAATGAAAAATAGAATTATAGCGGTAGCAGCACTTGTTCTAATTCCTTTATTATTTGGATTAGGATACCTAGTAGGAACTATCTTTACAAAACCTGTACAATCTAATAGTCAAATTGAACGCCAATTACAACAAATTATTGAAAATGAAGCGATGTATGGAAAAACATATGAACAAGAAACAATTATGCATGCAAAATTACTAGGCATGGTTTCATTGCTGAATGATAGGTACGCTCAAATTACTTATGATGATGGAGATACGACAAGTTCTATAACAAGAAATCAAGCAGAAAATAGAAAAATTGGTATCACATTCCAATTTAATAGTTTAAACCAGTTACTTGTCATTTCAGTTGATCCTAATAGTGATTCACTAGGAAAAATTTTTCCAAATGATTTAATTATAGGAGTTTTTAGTAATCTTGAAAGACAATACTTTCAAGGAAAAACACAAGAAGAAGTAACTGCTTTATTAAAATCTAAACCAGGTATAGATTCAATCGATCTTATCATTCAAAGAGGTAATCAAATATTAACACCAATAACAATTTTATATAAAGAATTAAATACAGATAGTTCTAGTATAGTTTCATCTAAAAAAATTGATGATAATACAGTATATTTAAAATTAAAAGAATTTGATGAGACCGCTGGTGAATTATTCAAAAGAGAAATGATTCAAATTAATATAGATAATCCCACTAAATTAATTTTAGACTTAAGAGGTAATCCTGGTGGATATTTAAGTACTTTAGACAAAATTGTTCAGGAACTAGTACCTTTAAATAGCTCAAAGAATTTTGGAACTGTTTTCCAAGCAGTTCATACTAAAAGAAAAGAAGTAAGCAGTAAAATTACTGGTAATGGACGATTAACACCTAAAAATTACACTGACAATATAGTGGTTTTAGTAGACCAAAATACTGCATCAGCAGCTGAATCTTTAGCAAGTATTCTCAAAATTCAACTAGATGCTCAAATTGTTGGCAAAAAAACTTTTGGCAAAGATATTTATCAAGCAACTGTTAGAATAGGAACTTCTAATTATTATGTTAAATATACTGAAGGTAACTGGTTTTATGCTAATGAAGAAGGAAAATTTGTAACAATTGGACAAGAAAAAATATTAGACGAAGACACAGTCATCAATGATTTCTATTTAAATGATTTTCCAGTTTTAAATAGACATAAAGATATCAAAGTAACACTGGATACTTGGATAGATTTAAAAAATGAAAGATTATTTTTAGAATATCTTACAAATAGTAAAATAGAGTCCTTAGAAGAACTCAATAATCAAATTAAGGTGTTTTCAGATAAAAACAATATTTCATACGTAACTGATACATTTACTGTTAAACAAAGTGAAGCACTATTTAAAGAGTATATTAAAAGAGTATCAGATTTAGAAAACGATGCATATATTAAATATGCATTGGCACTTGAATTAAGATGAAAATAGAAAAAATATCAAAAAAAGGGAAAAACTATCAAGTAAAGTTAGAAGAAAATGAATTGATTCTAACTGAGGATACAATTCTCTTTTTTCGCTTAACTAAAGATAAAGAAGTATCTCATGAATTGATGGAAGAGATTATTAATAAAAATAATTATTACTTAATTTATCAAAAAACTTTAAATAAATTAAAAAACCCTAAATCAAGTTATGAACTTATTAAATTTTTAAGACAAAATGAAGTTAGTGAAAATAATATAGAAGAAATCATTTCAGAACTAAAAAACAAAAAATTAATCAATGATGAAAAGCTTATTAAAAATATCATAGAATATACAAATAAAAGTAGAAATCAGATCAAAAATAAACTCACTCAAAAAGGATTTAGTGAATCAGAGTATAACGAGTACCTTATGTTAAAAGATGATACTGATCAGTTAGAAAAAGAGTTTTTAAAACTAGTCAAAAAAAATCAAAAGCTATCAAGTGAAGTTGCAAGTAAAAAAATAACCCAAAGTTTATTAACTAAGGGTTATTCGTATAATAAAATTTCAGATGTAATGTCACAACTTGATAATTATATTTTTAGTGATGAAAAGATAAAACAAGATATTACTAAGTTTAGACAAAAGTATCAAGATGATGCTAAAGTAATTAAAAAATTACTATCATTAGGTTACACTTATGAAACAATTAAGAAGCATCTTTAAACATCAAGTTTAAAAAATTCTTGTAAATATTTAGCCACACCATCATCATGATTTGAAAAACTTGTTTTGTATTTAGTTAAACCTTTTACATCAACATGAGCATTTTCCATGATGATACCATATTCCGCATCAAGAAGCATTTCTATATCGTTTATACCATCACCAAACACCATAATTTGTTCTTTTGGAACACCATACATGCTAGCTAAAGTATTAATCGCTGAAGCTTTAGAAATATTTGGAACATAAAGTTCATATAAACTGTGCTTATAATCAGACCCCCATAATCTGTATTGAATTAAGTTTTTAAACTCAGATTCAATCATAGCCTCAAATTCTTCTTTATGATTAACATCAATAAGATAAACCATACCGGTTGGGGCAATATCTATTTGATCAAATTCTACTTGAGTAGTTGGGACACCATCACTTTGGAAGATTGCCTTTAAGTATTCTGAGTCTTTATAAGCATATACATGGCTATTATCACTAAAGAAAGCTGATATTAAATAGGGCTTAGTTTTTTGAAATAACTTATGAGAAACAGCTAAATCAATTCTTTGAATAATAGATTGAAATTTTGGATCTTTTGGATTTCTAATAGAGCCACCATTATCTGAAATAAGAGGTGTTTTAAGACCTAATTCTTCATGGAACATCGAACATGAATGATAAGGTCTTCCAGTTGCTATCACAGGAAAATGACCAATCTCTTCAAGCTTTTTAATTGTTTTTATGGTAGTATCTGATAATTTACTAAAGTCATTTAGTAAGGTCCCATCTAGGTCTAGGGCAATTAAGTATTTTTTCATAGTCTCACTCCTTAATCTATTATCGCATAAATATATATATTTGCCAAGAAAGAAAAAAACAACTTATATGATATACTAATAGTGTATAATAATTAGATAGAAAGGGATGGTTGTATGCTGTTTTTTAAAATATTAGGCTTAGAAGTAAATATAGGCATACTTATCACCTTTTTTGTAGGGATTGCTATGGGTATGGTTATTATGGTACTTTTATACCTTCTAGCAGTTTTAAAAGGTATTAGTAAAGGATTAAAACTAAGAAATACTGATGAGCAAGATATCGATGAAGAAGAAATAAAGTGGTTAATCAAAGACTGCCAAACTGAATTTCAAAACAAGAAAAACCGTGATTTAGAAGGTTTTGGCGCAATGCTTACTAGATTAGATAAACAACTTGCTAGAGATATCGCTACTAAATTTTATCCTAAATCAAAATATCCATTTTTAGAACTTTCTATTGATGAAACACTTGTATTAGTCACTTATATTAAAGAAAGAGTTGAACAACTTTTTGAATCTAGAATATTAAGACTTTTTAGAGGCATGACCTTAAGAAGAATTATGGAACTTAAAAATACTAAAGAAGTTGTAGAAAATAATGCAATTGTTAAAACAACTAAAAAATATAGTAAAATATCAAGTATCTTTTTTGCATCTTTAAACGCAGTTAACCCTGTTTATTGGATTAGAAAAGTTTTTTTAGATAAAGTTCTAGAGACTATTTTAGTTAAAATTGGATTAGCGGTCATTGGTATTACTGGTGAAGAAACATATAAAATATATAGTAAAAAAGTCTTTAAAGAAGAAAGAAATCTAGATAGCGATTTACAATCAATCTATGATGACTTAAACAAAACTGTCACGGAGGCTATGAATGAAGAAAAAAGATCAAAAAAATAATAGCATAAACACCAACTTTAAAATACCTCAAATACCTAAAATAGAAGGTATCAGAGGTGCTAAAAAATACGAGAAAACAAGATTTGTTTCACCACTTTTTGGCACAAGAGTTAAAGATGAGGTTGTAGCTCCTTTTGAAGTTAAGGTTGAAGGAGATAAAGTTAAAAAGTATGATGCCTTTAGAACAAAACCTAAAATGAATAATAAAGATAACTATTATGAATTTGATATCATAGACCAAAACACTAGAAGTGAAATATTTGGTGGAAAGACATATGATAAGCAAGATGTTTCTAAAAAAGAAGAAATTTTAGAAAAAAATGATCCTTTCAAAATTAAGCCTATTCAAATTAAAAAGGATGCAGAAGAAGAACAAAAACAACAAGCAAAAGTTGAAGATATTGATTGGCTTAAAAGTAGAAATGTTGCCACAAAAATTAAGCCTGACGAAGATGATTTAACTATCAAAGTATACGAAAGAAAAATAGAAAAAGAACCAGAATTTAAAGCATCTTTTGAAAGTTTTGATGATCAAACAAGTGAACATCAAAAAGAAGAAAAGGAAATACCTAGAGTTGTAAAACCACAACAAGAAATTAAGACACCTAAAACTTTTGATTCTAACAAAAAAGCATATATTTTGCCAAGCGTTTCAATGTTTAAAAAAGTTCAAAGAGATCAAAATAGTAAACCGCAATGGTTATTAGATCAAATTGAATTAATAGATCAAACCTTAATTAATCATGCAGTTGATGGACATGTTAACGGAAGTACAAAAGGACCTACTGTTACACGTTATGAAATCGCATTAGAACCAGGTGTTAATGTTAAAAGAGTTTTAGCGATACAAGATAACTTGATGATGAATCTAGCAGCAACCTCTATTCGTATAGAAGCGCCAATTCCAGGTAAACCCTATGTTGGAATTGAAGTTGCCAATAAAGAAGCTGAAATAGTTGCTTTTGGTAATGTAGTTGACCAAAAAGAATTCTTAGAAGATCATGATCATCCATTAAAAGTAGCTTTAGGAGTTGATATCGATGGGAAAAATATTTACATTGATATTGCAAAAATGCCTCATGGACTTATTGCTGGGGGAACTGGGTCAGGAAAGAGTGTCTCAGTTAACACAATTTTAGTCAGTTTATTACTTAAAAATACTCCAGAAAACTTAAAACTAATTTTAATTGACCCTAAGATGGTAGAACTAACACCATATAATGATTTACCGCACTTAATCACACCAGTTATTACAGACCCAAAAATGGCATCATCTGCTCTAAATTGGGCAGTTGAAGAAATGGAAAGAAGATATAAAGTCTTTGCTAGCAGTAGAAGTCGAGATATCAAAACATATAATGAAAATGTCCAAAGAGGTCTTACAACTGAAGGACATATGCCATATATGGTGATTATCATTGATGAGTTAGCAGACTTAATGATGGTAGCACCGCATGATGTAGAAGATGCAATTCAACGTTTAACTCAGAAAGCAAGAGCTGCAGGAATTCACTTATTAGTAGCTACTCAAAGACCAACAACGGATGTTGTAAAAGGAACTATTAAATCTAATATTCCAGCTAGAATTGCCTTTAAAGTGGCATCATTTGTAGACTCTACGACAATCTTAGATGGTGCTGGAGCTGAGACACTTCTTGGACGAGGTGACATGCTTTTAAAAGAAGCAGATAGACCAATTAGACTTCAAGGAGCATATATCCCAGATAGTGAAATATTTGAAGTAACAGATTTTATTAGAGCACAACAAGAACCATCTTATGTATTTAAACACGAAGACTTGAAAAGACAAGTTGAATTTAAAGAAACAGTAACAGACGATTTATTTAATGATGTTGCATTGTTTGTGGTAAGAGAACAAAACGCTTCTATTAATGCTATATGTAAAGAATTTAATATAGGATTTAATAGGGCACAAAAATTAGTAAGTTTACTAGAAGACTATCAAATTGTTTCAGTAGGGCAAGGAACAAAGGCAAGAGAAGTTTTAGTAACTGAATATGAATTAGAAGAAATACTTAATAAATAGTAAAGGTAGCTGATAAAAATGAAACAAATACAATGGTTCCCAGGACATATGTTTAAGTCCTTGCGCGAGATGAAAGAAAAACTAAAATTAATGGATATTGTATTTATTTTATTAGATGCGAGAATTCCTTATTCAAGTATGAATCCTAATGTATTAGAAATAGTAGGAATGAAACCTACACTTATCTTATTTAATAAAACTGATTTAGCAGATCCAAATAAAAATAAAGCATGGATTAAATATTATCAAGAACAAGGCTTTTATACATTAGATATTGATGCACAATCTGGGAAAAACGTAAATAAAATTTATGATAAAGCAAGCGAAATTTTAAAAGAAAAAATAGAAAGAGAAGAAAAAAGAGGACTTAAAAGAAGACCAATAAGAGCTATGATTATTGGTATTCCTAACGTTGGTAAATCTACTCTTATCAACCAAATGACCAAATCTAAAGCAACTAAAACAGGTAACACACCAGGTGTTACTAAGGCGCAACAATGGATTAAGGTTAATGAACAATTTGAACTTTTAGATACCCCAGGTGTACTATGGCCTAAGTTTGATTCTCTAGATGTAGGATTCGCTTTAGCTATAACAGGTGCAATTAAAGATAAAATATTACCTACTGATGATATCGTTAAATATGCGATTGATTACTTGAAAAAGTATTATCCAAATAGACTAAAAGAACGTTATGGTATTGATGCTTTAAACTTAGATTACGTAGAAATGCTTGATCAAATAGGTATTAAAAGAGGTGCAATCTTAAAAGCAAATGAAATAGATTATGATAGAGTATATACATTAATCTTAACGGATATAAGAAGTAAAAACTTAGGAGGTATAACTTTTGATACCTACAACAAACTTATATCTCTATGAGAATGAATACCATAATCTAGGCTATATTTATATTGCTGGAACAGATGAAGCAGGAAGAGGGCCACTTGCAGGACCAGTAGTAGCTTCAGCTGTCATTCTTAAAAAAGATGCTATTTTACCACTTGTTTATGATTCTAAAAAATTAACTGAAAAAATGAGACTAAAAGCATTAGAGCAAATCAAAGAAAATGCACTTGCAATTGAAACTGTTTTTATTGATCCAGAAAAAATAGACGAGATTAATATTTATCAAGCTTCAAAATTAGCAAT contains:
- a CDS encoding S41 family peptidase; the protein is MNDENIKMKNRIIAVAALVLIPLLFGLGYLVGTIFTKPVQSNSQIERQLQQIIENEAMYGKTYEQETIMHAKLLGMVSLLNDRYAQITYDDGDTTSSITRNQAENRKIGITFQFNSLNQLLVISVDPNSDSLGKIFPNDLIIGVFSNLERQYFQGKTQEEVTALLKSKPGIDSIDLIIQRGNQILTPITILYKELNTDSSSIVSSKKIDDNTVYLKLKEFDETAGELFKREMIQINIDNPTKLILDLRGNPGGYLSTLDKIVQELVPLNSSKNFGTVFQAVHTKRKEVSSKITGNGRLTPKNYTDNIVVLVDQNTASAAESLASILKIQLDAQIVGKKTFGKDIYQATVRIGTSNYYVKYTEGNWFYANEEGKFVTIGQEKILDEDTVINDFYLNDFPVLNRHKDIKVTLDTWIDLKNERLFLEYLTNSKIESLEELNNQIKVFSDKNNISYVTDTFTVKQSEALFKEYIKRVSDLENDAYIKYALALELR
- the ylqF gene encoding ribosome biogenesis GTPase YlqF, which translates into the protein MKQIQWFPGHMFKSLREMKEKLKLMDIVFILLDARIPYSSMNPNVLEIVGMKPTLILFNKTDLADPNKNKAWIKYYQEQGFYTLDIDAQSGKNVNKIYDKASEILKEKIEREEKRGLKRRPIRAMIIGIPNVGKSTLINQMTKSKATKTGNTPGVTKAQQWIKVNEQFELLDTPGVLWPKFDSLDVGFALAITGAIKDKILPTDDIVKYAIDYLKKYYPNRLKERYGIDALNLDYVEMLDQIGIKRGAILKANEIDYDRVYTLILTDIRSKNLGGITFDTYNKLISL
- a CDS encoding RecX family transcriptional regulator; this translates as MKIEKISKKGKNYQVKLEENELILTEDTILFFRLTKDKEVSHELMEEIINKNNYYLIYQKTLNKLKNPKSSYELIKFLRQNEVSENNIEEIISELKNKKLINDEKLIKNIIEYTNKSRNQIKNKLTQKGFSESEYNEYLMLKDDTDQLEKEFLKLVKKNQKLSSEVASKKITQSLLTKGYSYNKISDVMSQLDNYIFSDEKIKQDITKFRQKYQDDAKVIKKLLSLGYTYETIKKHL
- a CDS encoding YitT family protein, producing the protein MNILKKVNDRLKGKHIEWTQITLGVISLAIGFYFFLSPEALVTGGVSGISILVRPLKLMSDALFLLIMNVIALLIGWAFLGKQFFIRTAYSTLLYPVIIFIFEKTNISPNLIINQISENNRLLIAALFGGFFVGSGIGLVIRHNATTGGMDVYQKIISQKFHIPFSFVLYFTDGIVILLAMTTISFEVGLYGLISMIIAGIVIDKVAVIGKNSYTVFIVTNDPEGLKKVIFSNLKRGLTKVSVRGGFTDEEKSMVICTLYRQQLYILKKIISENDQNAFTFIVKTNEVIGEGFWKGN
- a CDS encoding DNA translocase FtsK; the encoded protein is MKKKDQKNNSINTNFKIPQIPKIEGIRGAKKYEKTRFVSPLFGTRVKDEVVAPFEVKVEGDKVKKYDAFRTKPKMNNKDNYYEFDIIDQNTRSEIFGGKTYDKQDVSKKEEILEKNDPFKIKPIQIKKDAEEEQKQQAKVEDIDWLKSRNVATKIKPDEDDLTIKVYERKIEKEPEFKASFESFDDQTSEHQKEEKEIPRVVKPQQEIKTPKTFDSNKKAYILPSVSMFKKVQRDQNSKPQWLLDQIELIDQTLINHAVDGHVNGSTKGPTVTRYEIALEPGVNVKRVLAIQDNLMMNLAATSIRIEAPIPGKPYVGIEVANKEAEIVAFGNVVDQKEFLEDHDHPLKVALGVDIDGKNIYIDIAKMPHGLIAGGTGSGKSVSVNTILVSLLLKNTPENLKLILIDPKMVELTPYNDLPHLITPVITDPKMASSALNWAVEEMERRYKVFASSRSRDIKTYNENVQRGLTTEGHMPYMVIIIDELADLMMVAPHDVEDAIQRLTQKARAAGIHLLVATQRPTTDVVKGTIKSNIPARIAFKVASFVDSTTILDGAGAETLLGRGDMLLKEADRPIRLQGAYIPDSEIFEVTDFIRAQQEPSYVFKHEDLKRQVEFKETVTDDLFNDVALFVVREQNASINAICKEFNIGFNRAQKLVSLLEDYQIVSVGQGTKAREVLVTEYELEEILNK
- a CDS encoding Cof-type HAD-IIB family hydrolase translates to MKKYLIALDLDGTLLNDFSKLSDTTIKTIKKLEEIGHFPVIATGRPYHSCSMFHEELGLKTPLISDNGGSIRNPKDPKFQSIIQRIDLAVSHKLFQKTKPYLISAFFSDNSHVYAYKDSEYLKAIFQSDGVPTTQVEFDQIDIAPTGMVYLIDVNHKEEFEAMIESEFKNLIQYRLWGSDYKHSLYELYVPNISKASAINTLASMYGVPKEQIMVFGDGINDIEMLLDAEYGIIMENAHVDVKGLTKYKTSFSNHDDGVAKYLQEFFKLDV
- the prfB gene encoding peptide chain release factor 2 codes for the protein MERYEINKTLEQFEKSIIDLEKAINVSEKNIELEALNKKMQEPNFWNDSKEAKKTTQAANNIAEQLKTYQEIKKDYDNIVDWFELSEEQTEEWTILEKDIVKLSKAIKNFEIEVLLSDTYDFNNAILVLHPGAGGTESQDWCEMLFRMYQRYAQKKKFKVEILDYQAGEEAGVKSVTMLIKGPFAYGYLKAERGVHRLVRISPFDSNARRHTSFVSCDIMPEIDETVDIDIKDEDIKVDVYRSSGAGGQSVNTTDSAVRITHIPTGIVVTCQNERSQIKNKETALSILKSKLVQEEIKRKEEELRSIKGEQKDIGWGSQIRSYVFHPYQMVKDHRTNFEVAQIEQVMDGEIEGFINEYLKKSE